Proteins encoded together in one Festucalex cinctus isolate MCC-2025b chromosome 8, RoL_Fcin_1.0, whole genome shotgun sequence window:
- the dlgap4b gene encoding disks large-associated protein 4 isoform X1, producing MKGLGTSHTRHLSDSCDPSSGHLEALYPQKTSTMPRSPYLLSPTMDQYGTMDPHLYPSANPGSLPPECLLPLNNQLSNSSTFPRIHYNSYDPSDFSPPVEGIGGMRTGTLGASISMGMGSGMGMAELSGRTSMITSGSATISHHMTKNQVPHSLLEFEKQLPGGRDGFSTLQFHRTSAVAAGKQRTDSPGRIRYMLHSVQKLFAKSQSLESHHMKGNINGRSTGSGGGSSGTDDGGKHNRRAKSKDRGTKSEATAKRRPRSNMSGYWSSDDLDGSDISSFHNTMTMMTVGRPTGHESQGGQNKYIHSGYNTISSSKSSNNMKYQTLAAPMSGGGNGLGGPGNVLMNDSDYLKGGSWSALTMGQPRQVIQKGSATLDRSLLKSRSCQQELTCNYLQVGRRGDWSSSLGRSGGANEIPCRRMRSGSYVKAMADIEDSEDSEGSPKPSPKTAARRQSYLRATQHSLSDQLPPRNRTLDYSSLQGELDALWSPIHSVSSLNQLGRSMSSCLPSLRELANNRSLDNLDCIGGTGSPVPHWDDDNFSHACSTLGRRSCMGQLRDLDLSHHYEDRSSDSTFRDSRSHSQDNPEPPELPMPTCFRSRSHSYLRAIQAGCSQDDDVTSIDSGSLPPTDTMVRTYGTSTDGLSTQWKTWKEQFGSYLIATGLDKAPKEKQLAIFLQRLGTDRPRIIPSHTVSCITTSKKAAPPPVPPRTTSKPFISVTVQSSTESAQDNYLEHQDQRSEVNSQSSHAHSNSSDSLDSTRANSLARGIPRPPHIIPTPIAIPREPLVPTTANASTETSDSSLVLHESMKSGLSNSADEALVVPVPRRKLSSIGIQVDCIQEVPREESPPLAKFQSIGVQVEDGWQPGRPPSMASKQDTDSDKQDISVVPHISQAKPTEKKVMVSSASQSLSSPPEQDSLDNGDTTGDASSPPPPRQFLNRSTTRSSSSSFSESLDPALDPSSLPPPDPWLESGNGSSSIAPQSVSGGGTLCRRDGHWFLKLLQAETGRMEGWCQQMDQETNDNQLSEEVLGKVRSAVGSAQLLMSQKFQQFRGLCEQNLNVNANPRPTPQDLAGFWDLLQLSIEDISLKFDELYHLKSNDWQPAPPAADQSPPERKDEEKAPTPASRKAAKGRPSLGRERSTDSPSASSSAATEKQRQEVRRRLLAAKKAASFRQNSATESADSIEIYVPEAQTRL from the exons ATGAAAGGGCTGGGGACCAGCCATACCAGACACCTGTCTGACTCCTGTGACCCTTCTTCTGGCCACCTAGAGGCTCTCTACCCTCAGAAGACTAGCACCATGCCACGGAGTCCTTACCTGCTGAGCCCGACAATGGACCAATACGGCACTATGGACCCCCATCTTTACCCATCAGCCAACCCAGGTTCCCTTCCACCAGAATGCCTGCTGCCCCTCAACAACCAGCTGTCAAACAGCAGCACCTTCCCCAGGATTCACTACAACTCCTACGATCCATCGGACTTCTCCCCACCTGTAGAAGGCATTGGTGGAATGAGAACTGGGACATTGGGAGCCTCCATATCTATGGGTATGGGATCAGGTATGGGCATGGCTGAGCTTAGTGGACGAACATCCATGATTACAAGCGGCTCGGCTACGATatcacatcacatgaccaagaaTCAGGTGCCACACAGTCTTCTGGAGTTTGAGAAGCAGCTACCTGGAGGTCGGGATGGCTTCAGCACCTTACAGTTCCATAGAACGTCGGCAGTAGCCGCAGGCAAACAGCGGACGGACAGTCCTGGTCGCATTCGTTACATGCTACACTCGGTGCAGAAGCTTTTTGCAAAGTCACAGTCACTGGAAAGCCACCACATGAAAGGAAACATCAACGGACGCTCAACAGGCAGCGGCGGAGGTTCGTCGGGCACTGACGACGGAGGGAAGCATAACCGCAGGGCCAAAAGTAAAGATCGCGGGACTAAATCGGAAGCAACCGCCAAGCGACGGCCACGCTCCAACATGTCAGGTTACTGGAGTTCCGATGATTTGGACGGCAGTGACATAAGCAGCTTCCACAACACCATGACGATGATGACTGTAGGACGCCCCACTGGCCATGAGAGTCAGGGAGGCCAGAACAAATACATCCATAGCGGCTACAACACCATCAGCTCGTCGAAAAGCAGCAATAACATGAAGTACCAGACACTTGCTGCGCCTATGAGTGGAGGAGGAAATGGACTTGGAGGACCAGGGAATGTGCTCATGAATGATAGCGACTATCTGAAAGGCGGGTCCTGGTCCGCACTGACTATGGGTCAGCCAAGGCAAGTGATCCAGAAGGGCTCAGCCACTCTTGACAGATCTTTGCTCAAGTCCAGGTCATGCCAACAAGAACTGACCTGCAACTACCTGCAGGTTGGTCGAAGG GGGGATTGGAGCAGCTCATTAGGCCGCAGCGGGGGTGCCAATGAAATTCCATGTCGGCGCATGCGAAGCGGAAGCTACGTGAAAGCCATGGCAGATATAGAGGACAGCGAAGACTCGGAGGGgagccccaaaccctcgccaaAGACTGCCGCTCGCCGCCAGAGCTACCTCAGGGCCACACAGCATTCTCTGAGTGACCAGCTACCCCCACGCAA CAGAACCTTGGATTATTCCTCATTGCAAGGGGAGCTTGATGCCCTGTGGTCACCCATCCACAGCGTGTCCTCCCTCAACCAACTGGGCAGGTCAATGAGCAG CTGTCTTCCGTCTCTCAGAGAGCTCGCCAATAACCGCAGCCTGGACAACCTTGATTGCATTGGGGGTACAGGCTCACCTGTGCCACACTGGGATGATGATAACTTCAGCCATGCCTGCAGCACATTGGGCAGGCGGAGCTGCATGGGACAG CTCCGGGACCTGGACCTGAGTCATCATTACGAGGACCGTAGCTCCGACTCCACGTTCCGAGATTCCCGTTCCCATTCTCAGGACAACCCAGAGCCTCCAGAATTGCCCATGCCCACTTGCTTCCGCTCGCGCAGCCACAGCTACCTGAGGGCCATCCAGGCGGGCTGCTCTCAAGATGACGACGTGACTTCCATTGACTCAGGCTCGCTCCCACCAACTGACACCATGGTTCGCACCTACGGCACCAGCACTG ACGGCCTTTCTACACAGTGGAAGACATGGAAAGAACAGTTTGGCTCTTACCTGATAGCCACTGGCTTGGACAAAGCTCCAAAGGAGAAACAACTTGCAATTTTTCTGCAACGTTTGGGGACAGACAGACCACGCATCATACCCTCACACACAG TCTCATGCATCACCACCTCTAAGAAGGCCGCTCCGCCACCCGTGCCGCCACGCACCACCTCCAAACCCTTCATCTCTGTGACGGTGCAGAGCAGCACCGAGTCGGCCCAAGACAATTACCTGGAGCATCAGGACCAAAGGTCAGAGGTCAACAGCCAGTCCAGCCACGCGCACAGCAACTCGTCCGACAGCCTTGACAGCACTCGCGCCAACAGCCTGGCCCGGGGAATACCTCGCCCTCCGCACATCATCCCCACGCCCATCGCCATCCCCAGAGAGCCGCTCGTCCCCACCACGGCCAACGCTTCCACGGAAACAAGCGACTCAAGTTTAGTGCTGCATGAGTCGATGAAGTCAGGATTGAGTAACTCTGCGGACGAGGCTCTTGTGGTCCCAGTGCCCAGACGGAAACTCTCTTCAATCGGCATCCAG GTTGACTGTATACAAGAAGTTCCACGAGAGGAGAGCCCGCCACTGGCCAAGTTTCAGTCCATTGGAGTACAGGTGGAGGACGGGTGGCA GCCCGGTCGCCCGCCTAGCATGGCCTCCAAACAGGACACAGACTCAGATAAGCAGGACATCTCCGTGGTTCCCCACATTAGTCAGGCCAAACCCACTGAAAAGAAAGTCATGGTCAGTAGTGCCAGCCAATCATTGAGCTCCCCTCCTGAACAGGACTCCTTAGACAACGGCGACACGACTGGTGACGCTTCCTCCCCTCCACCTCCCAGGCAGTTCCTCAACCGCTCAACTACACGAAGTAGCTCTTCCTCATTCTCAGAAAGTCTCGACCCGGCCCTGGATCCCTCATCATTACCGCCCCCGGATCCCTGGCTAGAGAGCGGCAATGGGAGTAGCAGCATTGCGCCCCAGAGTGTTAGTGGAGGGGGCACATTGTGCCGGAGAGACGGGCACTGGttcctgaagctgctgcaggCTGAAACGGGACGCATGGAAGGGTGGTGCCAGCAGATGGATCAGGAGACCAACGATAACCAACTCTCAGAGGAGG TGTTGGGTAAGGTCCGCAGCGCAGTGGGAAGTGCCCAGCTCTTAATGTCCCAGAAGTTCCAGCAGTTCCGGGGACTGTGTGAACAAAACTTG AATGTGAACGCCAATCCGCGGCCCACACCGCAGGACCTGGCTGGTTTCTGGGACCTGCTGCAGCTCTCCATCGAGGACATCAGCCTCAAGTTTGACGAGCTCTACCATCTCAAGTCCAATGACTGGCAGCCTGCGCCGCCTGCGGCTGACCAGTCGCCCCCTGAGCGGAAG GACGAGGAGAAGGCGCCCACTCCAGCGTCAAGGAAAGCCGCTAAAGGACGCCCGTCACTGGGCCGTGAGAGGAGCACCGACTCCCCTTCCGCCTCTTCTTCGGCTGCAACGGAGAAGCAGAGGCAAGAGGTCCGCAGGCGTCTGTTGGCCGCGAAGAAGGCCGCCTCTTTCCGCCAGAACTCTGCCACCGAGAGCGCGGACAGCATTGAAATCTACGTTCCAGAAGCACAGACACGCCTTTGa
- the dlgap4b gene encoding disks large-associated protein 4 isoform X4, producing MKGLGTSHTRHLSDSCDPSSGHLEALYPQKTSTMPRSPYLLSPTMDQYGTMDPHLYPSANPGSLPPECLLPLNNQLSNSSTFPRIHYNSYDPSDFSPPVEGIGGMRTGTLGASISMGMGSGMGMAELSGRTSMITSGSATISHHMTKNQVPHSLLEFEKQLPGGRDGFSTLQFHRTSAVAAGKQRTDSPGRIRYMLHSVQKLFAKSQSLESHHMKGNINGRSTGSGGGSSGTDDGGKHNRRAKSKDRGTKSEATAKRRPRSNMSGYWSSDDLDGSDISSFHNTMTMMTVGRPTGHESQGGQNKYIHSGYNTISSSKSSNNMKYQTLAAPMSGGGNGLGGPGNVLMNDSDYLKGGSWSALTMGQPRQVIQKGSATLDRSLLKSRSCQQELTCNYLQVGRRGDWSSSLGRSGGANEIPCRRMRSGSYVKAMADIEDSEDSEGSPKPSPKTAARRQSYLRATQHSLSDQLPPRNRTLDYSSLQGELDALWSPIHSVSSLNQLGRSMSSCLPSLRELANNRSLDNLDCIGGTGSPVPHWDDDNFSHACSTLGRRSCMGQLRDLDLSHHYEDRSSDSTFRDSRSHSQDNPEPPELPMPTCFRSRSHSYLRAIQAGCSQDDDVTSIDSGSLPPTDTMVRTYGTSTDGLSTQWKTWKEQFGSYLIATGLDKAPKEKQLAIFLQRLGTDRPRIIPSHTVSCITTSKKAAPPPVPPRTTSKPFISVTVQSSTESAQDNYLEHQDQRSEVNSQSSHAHSNSSDSLDSTRANSLARGIPRPPHIIPTPIAIPREPLVPTTANASTETSDSSLVLHESMKSGLSNSADEALVVPVPRRKLSSIGIQVDCIQEVPREESPPLAKFQSIGVQVEDGWQPGRPPSMASKQDTDSDKQDISVVPHISQAKPTEKKVMVSSASQSLSSPPEQDSLDNGDTTGDASSPPPPRQFLNRSTTRSSSSSFSESLDPALDPSSLPPPDPWLESGNGSSSIAPQSVSGGGTLCRRDGHWFLKLLQAETGRMEGWCQQMDQETNDNQLSEEVLGKVRSAVGSAQLLMSQKFQQFRGLCEQNLNVNANPRPTPQDLAGFWDLLQLSIEDISLKFDELYHLKSNDWQPAPPAADQSPPERKVLPTPAAQCPGWGRGEGAHSSVKESR from the exons ATGAAAGGGCTGGGGACCAGCCATACCAGACACCTGTCTGACTCCTGTGACCCTTCTTCTGGCCACCTAGAGGCTCTCTACCCTCAGAAGACTAGCACCATGCCACGGAGTCCTTACCTGCTGAGCCCGACAATGGACCAATACGGCACTATGGACCCCCATCTTTACCCATCAGCCAACCCAGGTTCCCTTCCACCAGAATGCCTGCTGCCCCTCAACAACCAGCTGTCAAACAGCAGCACCTTCCCCAGGATTCACTACAACTCCTACGATCCATCGGACTTCTCCCCACCTGTAGAAGGCATTGGTGGAATGAGAACTGGGACATTGGGAGCCTCCATATCTATGGGTATGGGATCAGGTATGGGCATGGCTGAGCTTAGTGGACGAACATCCATGATTACAAGCGGCTCGGCTACGATatcacatcacatgaccaagaaTCAGGTGCCACACAGTCTTCTGGAGTTTGAGAAGCAGCTACCTGGAGGTCGGGATGGCTTCAGCACCTTACAGTTCCATAGAACGTCGGCAGTAGCCGCAGGCAAACAGCGGACGGACAGTCCTGGTCGCATTCGTTACATGCTACACTCGGTGCAGAAGCTTTTTGCAAAGTCACAGTCACTGGAAAGCCACCACATGAAAGGAAACATCAACGGACGCTCAACAGGCAGCGGCGGAGGTTCGTCGGGCACTGACGACGGAGGGAAGCATAACCGCAGGGCCAAAAGTAAAGATCGCGGGACTAAATCGGAAGCAACCGCCAAGCGACGGCCACGCTCCAACATGTCAGGTTACTGGAGTTCCGATGATTTGGACGGCAGTGACATAAGCAGCTTCCACAACACCATGACGATGATGACTGTAGGACGCCCCACTGGCCATGAGAGTCAGGGAGGCCAGAACAAATACATCCATAGCGGCTACAACACCATCAGCTCGTCGAAAAGCAGCAATAACATGAAGTACCAGACACTTGCTGCGCCTATGAGTGGAGGAGGAAATGGACTTGGAGGACCAGGGAATGTGCTCATGAATGATAGCGACTATCTGAAAGGCGGGTCCTGGTCCGCACTGACTATGGGTCAGCCAAGGCAAGTGATCCAGAAGGGCTCAGCCACTCTTGACAGATCTTTGCTCAAGTCCAGGTCATGCCAACAAGAACTGACCTGCAACTACCTGCAGGTTGGTCGAAGG GGGGATTGGAGCAGCTCATTAGGCCGCAGCGGGGGTGCCAATGAAATTCCATGTCGGCGCATGCGAAGCGGAAGCTACGTGAAAGCCATGGCAGATATAGAGGACAGCGAAGACTCGGAGGGgagccccaaaccctcgccaaAGACTGCCGCTCGCCGCCAGAGCTACCTCAGGGCCACACAGCATTCTCTGAGTGACCAGCTACCCCCACGCAA CAGAACCTTGGATTATTCCTCATTGCAAGGGGAGCTTGATGCCCTGTGGTCACCCATCCACAGCGTGTCCTCCCTCAACCAACTGGGCAGGTCAATGAGCAG CTGTCTTCCGTCTCTCAGAGAGCTCGCCAATAACCGCAGCCTGGACAACCTTGATTGCATTGGGGGTACAGGCTCACCTGTGCCACACTGGGATGATGATAACTTCAGCCATGCCTGCAGCACATTGGGCAGGCGGAGCTGCATGGGACAG CTCCGGGACCTGGACCTGAGTCATCATTACGAGGACCGTAGCTCCGACTCCACGTTCCGAGATTCCCGTTCCCATTCTCAGGACAACCCAGAGCCTCCAGAATTGCCCATGCCCACTTGCTTCCGCTCGCGCAGCCACAGCTACCTGAGGGCCATCCAGGCGGGCTGCTCTCAAGATGACGACGTGACTTCCATTGACTCAGGCTCGCTCCCACCAACTGACACCATGGTTCGCACCTACGGCACCAGCACTG ACGGCCTTTCTACACAGTGGAAGACATGGAAAGAACAGTTTGGCTCTTACCTGATAGCCACTGGCTTGGACAAAGCTCCAAAGGAGAAACAACTTGCAATTTTTCTGCAACGTTTGGGGACAGACAGACCACGCATCATACCCTCACACACAG TCTCATGCATCACCACCTCTAAGAAGGCCGCTCCGCCACCCGTGCCGCCACGCACCACCTCCAAACCCTTCATCTCTGTGACGGTGCAGAGCAGCACCGAGTCGGCCCAAGACAATTACCTGGAGCATCAGGACCAAAGGTCAGAGGTCAACAGCCAGTCCAGCCACGCGCACAGCAACTCGTCCGACAGCCTTGACAGCACTCGCGCCAACAGCCTGGCCCGGGGAATACCTCGCCCTCCGCACATCATCCCCACGCCCATCGCCATCCCCAGAGAGCCGCTCGTCCCCACCACGGCCAACGCTTCCACGGAAACAAGCGACTCAAGTTTAGTGCTGCATGAGTCGATGAAGTCAGGATTGAGTAACTCTGCGGACGAGGCTCTTGTGGTCCCAGTGCCCAGACGGAAACTCTCTTCAATCGGCATCCAG GTTGACTGTATACAAGAAGTTCCACGAGAGGAGAGCCCGCCACTGGCCAAGTTTCAGTCCATTGGAGTACAGGTGGAGGACGGGTGGCA GCCCGGTCGCCCGCCTAGCATGGCCTCCAAACAGGACACAGACTCAGATAAGCAGGACATCTCCGTGGTTCCCCACATTAGTCAGGCCAAACCCACTGAAAAGAAAGTCATGGTCAGTAGTGCCAGCCAATCATTGAGCTCCCCTCCTGAACAGGACTCCTTAGACAACGGCGACACGACTGGTGACGCTTCCTCCCCTCCACCTCCCAGGCAGTTCCTCAACCGCTCAACTACACGAAGTAGCTCTTCCTCATTCTCAGAAAGTCTCGACCCGGCCCTGGATCCCTCATCATTACCGCCCCCGGATCCCTGGCTAGAGAGCGGCAATGGGAGTAGCAGCATTGCGCCCCAGAGTGTTAGTGGAGGGGGCACATTGTGCCGGAGAGACGGGCACTGGttcctgaagctgctgcaggCTGAAACGGGACGCATGGAAGGGTGGTGCCAGCAGATGGATCAGGAGACCAACGATAACCAACTCTCAGAGGAGG TGTTGGGTAAGGTCCGCAGCGCAGTGGGAAGTGCCCAGCTCTTAATGTCCCAGAAGTTCCAGCAGTTCCGGGGACTGTGTGAACAAAACTTG AATGTGAACGCCAATCCGCGGCCCACACCGCAGGACCTGGCTGGTTTCTGGGACCTGCTGCAGCTCTCCATCGAGGACATCAGCCTCAAGTTTGACGAGCTCTACCATCTCAAGTCCAATGACTGGCAGCCTGCGCCGCCTGCGGCTGACCAGTCGCCCCCTGAGCGGAAGGTACTTCCCACCCCTGCTGCCCAGTGCCCTGGCTGGG GACGAGGAGAAGGCGCCCACTCCAGCGTCAAGGAAAGCCGCTAA